Within the Longimicrobium sp. genome, the region ACCCCGAACGGCCGCTAGCGGCCCGCAAACCCGCGCCACCCGCCGATGCCCGAGCCGTTGTGGGAGAGGATCCAGCGCCTGATCGACCAGCTCAACGAGAGCCTGGACGAGGCCCCGCGCTCCGTGCGCGAGGAGCGCGACCTTTCCGACCGCATCCGGCGCGAGCTGCAGCGCTACGAGGAGCACCGCGCCGAGCTGAGCCCTCCGGACCGCGAGCGCCTCCTGGACTTCGTGGTGGAGGACCTGGTGGGGCTGGCCCGCGCCTACCACCCCACCGCCCCCGCCGGAGCCCCGGACGCGGACGACCCGGCCCGCGCGCTGCGCCTGCTGATGGAGGCGGGGGACGTGCTGGCCGGCTCGCTGGAGTACGAGGCGATGCTGGACCGCCTGGCGCGCCTCTCGGTGGGGTGGTTCTCGGAGGTGTGCGCCGTGTACCTGCAGGAGAGCGGCGGGCGGGTGCGGCGCGTGGCCGCCGTGCACCGGCACCCCTCGCAGCAGGCGCGGCTCACGGAGATCGGCTCCATCTCCTCCGGCCTCGACCACCCCGACCACCCGGTGGCGGTGGCGCTGCGTTCCGGCGAGACGCTCCACATTCCCGAGGTCACCCCGCACTTCCTGCGCGACCCGGCGGATGACGAGGGGGACGGCCCTGAGGGGGGTGCCCCGCACGCGGTGCTCGTCGTTCCCCTCTCGGTGCGCGCGCGCGTCACGGGGGCCCTCGTCTTTTCGCGCGCCTCCGCCGTGGGCCCGTACGCCGCCGCCGAGGTGGAGCTGGCCGAGGAGCTGGCGCGCCGCGCGGCGCTGGCGGTGGAGGATGCGCGGGTGCGCGACGAGGCGGAGCGGGCGCGCCGTGCCCGCACCGAGTTCGTCAGCTCCATCTCGCACGAGTTCCGCACCCCGCTGATGACGGTGGTCGCCTTCGCCCACCTCCTGCAGGAGGGGATCCCCGTCCCCATTCCCCACGAGGCGCGGGGGCACGTGGCGCGCATCCTGGCCGCCGCGGGGCACCTGGACCGGCTGGTGGAGCAGTCGCTCGGCTACCAGCGCGCCGAGGCCGGGTGGGAGACGGTGCGCCCCGCCACGACCGACCTGGCCGCCATCGCCCGCGAGAGCGCCGCCCTGGTGGAGCCGCTCGCGCGCCAGAAGGGCCTCGGCTTCGTGGTGGACGCGGGCGATGCGCCCTTTGCCGCGCACACGGATGCGGACAAGGTACGCCAGATCCTCTTCAGCCTTCTGGGCAACGCCGTCAAGTTCACCGACCGCGGCGAGATCCGCCTCGCCCTGCGCGCCGAGGGGGACCGCGCCGTGCTCGAGGTCAGCGACACGGGAATCGGCGTCGCCCCCGAGAACCTGGAGCGGATCTTCGAAGCCTTCTGGCAGGCCGAGCCGGGCGCCGTCGAGCGCGGCCCGGGCATCGGCCTCGGCCTCTCCCTCCTTCGCCGCAACACCTGGATGCTGGGCGGCGACGTGCGCGTCACCAGCGAGCCCGGCCGCGGCAGCACCTTCCGCGTCAGCATCCCGCTGGGCTGAAAGGCCGAACGGCATCTCACGCAGAGAACACGGAAGGAACGGAAAGCCACAGACGAAAACGGCAGCACTCCCCTTCTTCCGTCCCTCTCCTCCGTGTCTCTGTGCCTCTGTGTGAGCCATGCAGTTGCGGTTTCCGGGAACACGGAACGGCGTTCGCATGTACCTGTTTCGGCAGCCGTTCGCCACACACTCACGAAAGGTCCTGATGCTCCGTCCCACCCTTCGCACCGTAGTCGCGTGTAGCTGCACCATGCTGCTGGCCGCCTGTGGCCGCGAGGGCGGGGGCGGCACCCGCGCCAAGGCCGGCGACGTGCCCGATTCGCTGAAGTACGGCGGCACCGTCACCGTCGGCTCGTACGGGGACCTGCAGTCGATGAACGCCCTGGTCTCCAGCGACAACTACAGCGCGCAGGTGCAGCAGTACATGCTGTTCATGCCGCTGGTGAAGTACGACGCGAAGCTGAACCCCGTGCCATGGCTGGCCGAGCGGTGGGACACGGTGCGCGTGGCGGGCGACTCGATCGACCTGACCTTCCACCTGCGGCGCGACGTAAAGTGGCACGACGGCGTGCCCACCACCGCCCGCGACGTCCTCTTCACCTTCGACCGGGTGATGGACCCGAAGACGGCGTTCCCCAACGCCTCCAGCTTCACCCCCTTCTACAACCCCAGGGCGCAGCTCCTGGACGACTACACCATCCGCTTCAGGCTGCGGCCGCACTCGGACTTCCTGGACGCGTGGTTCCAGACCCCGCCCATGCCCGAGCACGTCCTGGGCAAGGTGAAGCCGGAGGATCTCCTCAACCACCCATTCGGCACGCAGACGCCAAAGGGGAACGGGCCGTTCCGCTTCGTGCGCCACCTGGCCAACCAGGAGTGGGTGTTCGAGGCCAACCCGGATTTCCCAAAGGCGCTGGGCGGGCGTCCGTACGTGGACCGCATCGTCTACCGCCCCATCCCGGAGATGACCACGCTCCTCACCGAGCTGCTCACCGGCCGCGTGGACGTGTACCTGGGGCCCAGGCCGCCGCAGGTGCCGCAGATCAGGGCGAACCCGGCGCTGGAGGTGAACCACACTTCGTACCGGCAGTGGGTGTACATCGCCTGGAACACGCGCCTCCCGCAGTTCCGCGACGCGCGCGTGCGGCGGGCGCTCACCATGGCCATCAACCGCCAGCAGATCGTGGACGCGCTGCTGTACGGCTTCGCGGACGTGGGGCGCTCCACCGTCACCCCCGCGCACTGGTCGTACGATCCCCGCGATCCGCAGACGCAGCTCCCCTACGACACTGCCGGCGCCCGCCGCCTGCTGACCGAGGCCGGCTGGATCGATCGCAACCGTGACGGCGTGCTGGAGGACGCGCAGGGCCGCCCCTTCCGCTTCACCCTGGTGACGAACCAGGGGAACGACACGCGCAAGGACATCACGGAGATCGTCCAGGCGCAGCTCAAGCCGATGGGGATCGCCGTGGAGCCGCGCCAGATGGAGTGGACGACGCTGATCTCCAAGCTGCAGGACGACATCGGGGGAGAGCGGAAGCGCGACTACGACGCGGTGGTGAACTCGTGGGTGGACTTCTTTCGCAAGGACGACCGCGACATCCTGCACGGCTCCAACCTGGACCGGCCGTACCAGTACGTGCAGTTCGCCAACCCGCGCGCGGACTTCCTGATCGACACCACCGGCGTGATGACGGACCGCGCGGCGGCGCTCCCCTTCTGGAAGGAGTACCAGCACCTGATGACGCAGGAGGCTCCGTACACGGTGCTCTACTATCCGCGCCGCATCGCCGGCGTCAACCGCCGCCTGCACTACGGCGAGATGGACACCCGCGGCGACCTCCTCAACGCGCACCGCTGGTGGCTGGACCCCGCCGGCCGCCGCAACGCCCCGCGCCCGCCGCCGGCGGCGGTGCCGGTGGATACGGCCAAGAAGTAGGGGCCCCCACCCCCAGCGTCGCTCCG harbors:
- a CDS encoding HAMP domain-containing sensor histidine kinase → MPEPLWERIQRLIDQLNESLDEAPRSVREERDLSDRIRRELQRYEEHRAELSPPDRERLLDFVVEDLVGLARAYHPTAPAGAPDADDPARALRLLMEAGDVLAGSLEYEAMLDRLARLSVGWFSEVCAVYLQESGGRVRRVAAVHRHPSQQARLTEIGSISSGLDHPDHPVAVALRSGETLHIPEVTPHFLRDPADDEGDGPEGGAPHAVLVVPLSVRARVTGALVFSRASAVGPYAAAEVELAEELARRAALAVEDARVRDEAERARRARTEFVSSISHEFRTPLMTVVAFAHLLQEGIPVPIPHEARGHVARILAAAGHLDRLVEQSLGYQRAEAGWETVRPATTDLAAIARESAALVEPLARQKGLGFVVDAGDAPFAAHTDADKVRQILFSLLGNAVKFTDRGEIRLALRAEGDRAVLEVSDTGIGVAPENLERIFEAFWQAEPGAVERGPGIGLGLSLLRRNTWMLGGDVRVTSEPGRGSTFRVSIPLG
- a CDS encoding ABC transporter substrate-binding protein → MLRPTLRTVVACSCTMLLAACGREGGGGTRAKAGDVPDSLKYGGTVTVGSYGDLQSMNALVSSDNYSAQVQQYMLFMPLVKYDAKLNPVPWLAERWDTVRVAGDSIDLTFHLRRDVKWHDGVPTTARDVLFTFDRVMDPKTAFPNASSFTPFYNPRAQLLDDYTIRFRLRPHSDFLDAWFQTPPMPEHVLGKVKPEDLLNHPFGTQTPKGNGPFRFVRHLANQEWVFEANPDFPKALGGRPYVDRIVYRPIPEMTTLLTELLTGRVDVYLGPRPPQVPQIRANPALEVNHTSYRQWVYIAWNTRLPQFRDARVRRALTMAINRQQIVDALLYGFADVGRSTVTPAHWSYDPRDPQTQLPYDTAGARRLLTEAGWIDRNRDGVLEDAQGRPFRFTLVTNQGNDTRKDITEIVQAQLKPMGIAVEPRQMEWTTLISKLQDDIGGERKRDYDAVVNSWVDFFRKDDRDILHGSNLDRPYQYVQFANPRADFLIDTTGVMTDRAAALPFWKEYQHLMTQEAPYTVLYYPRRIAGVNRRLHYGEMDTRGDLLNAHRWWLDPAGRRNAPRPPPAAVPVDTAKK